TGTTAAAGTTTAGACAATGGTGAAGTTGATTAACTGGAATTGAAAGAACACACTTTCTTCTTTTGCTTGGTTTTTCAGTTGCCACCACAGGTCCTTCAGTTTACTACAATCAGTCTCCTGCATATAACTCTCAGTATCTTCTTCGCCCTGCGGCTAGTGTGACCCCAACAAAGGTATGAATGTAATGCATTCATATGGCTTCAAACTAAATCTCTATAATTATAGTAATGTTCCAAGTgtgataaaaaataattataaaagaaAGATGGTTTAGTACAGTATTTTTCTTTTACAGGCACCTGTCTATGCAGTGAATCGTCTCCCACAGCAACATATGTATGCCTACCAGCAACCAACACATACCCCTCCTCTTCCAACTGCATGCATATATCCACAAGATCAGGTCTTTGGTACCCCGCTTAGGTTTGAGTCACCTGCCACAACCTTACTCTCTCCTTACGGTGATGAATACTGCAGTCATAATGTTTCTCAATCTTCTACCAATCCAGCTTTGCCAGAACCTGGATACTTCACAAAACCCCCAGTCATGCCTGCCCAGTCTTATAAGAGCTGTGATGGCAAATCGTCAGACTTAAAGGTGAGCTTCAGCTCACAGATTCCTGTTGAAACTTCTAAAGTTCCCTCTTTTGTTACTGGGGCTGCACAGACAACTCCAGCACCAACTGCTTTTAAGTTCAACTCAAATTTCAAATCAAATGATGGAGACTTTACATTTTCATCGACACATGTGAAAAATAACAATGAAAGCCTTTTGGGGCTTCTGACTTCAGACATCCCACCCAGAGCTGAAGGACATTCAGCTCACAAGCTTCAGGCACATGACCAGCCACCCAGCCAAAGTGGGATCTTTACATTTGGTAGTAAAACCACTTCAGGATTTTCATTTGCTGATTGTTCCCAGGGCAAGAACATTGTCTTTGGAAAACCTGACCAAACATTAAACTTCGCAGATGTGACCAAACCAGAGTCTGGAACAGAAAACATTGAGGAAAATGATGAGAAATGTATGGAAAGTGATGGCAGCACCCATGTTGAAGAGGATGAGGATGGTCCTCATTTTGAGCCCATTGTGCCTCTACCTGACAAGGTTGATGTAAAAACGggcgaggaggaggaagaggagatgtTCTGTAATAGAGCAAAATTGTTTCGTTTTGAGGCTGAAACAAAAGAATGGAAAGAGCGAGGAATTGGAAGCATCAAAATTCTGAAACACAAAACCTCAGGTAAATTTCGAGTGTTAATGAGGAGGGAGCAAGTTCTGAAAATTTGTGCAAATCATTATATCACTGCAGACATGGTTTTAAAACCAAATGCAGGATCTGATAAATCCTGGGTGTGGTATGCTATGGACTATGCTGATGAACTGCCTAAGACTGAACAACTGGCTATTCGCTTCAAAACCGCAGATGAGGCTGCTTTATTCAAACTAAAATTTGTGGAAGCGCAGAGAGCCATGCAGGAATGTCTGGAAATGAAAGATCAGCTGAAGGAAAATGACTCCAAGTCATCTTTGCAGGTATCAGGCAAAAAAATGGATCTGAAAAGTCAGTTTGCCAAAAAGGAAGGTGAATGGGACTGCAATGTCTGCTGTGTAAGGAACAGTCAGTCATCAAAGACATGTGTGGCTTGTAATAGTCCTAATCTTGGCGACCCAACAAAATCTGAAGATAAACTAGCAGAGGGATTTGGAAATGCCCCTGCTGATACTTTCTCTACAGCAGCCTTTACATTTGGAACTACTGCTAAGGATGCCAGCTCTGATACAGTTTTAAAGCGATTTGGGGCTCAGATaccattttcttttaaatttgGGACACAAAAACCTTCACCATCCAGTCAGAATGAAAAAAAGCTTGGTCACTCAGAGAATTCTCTGTCCGAGCAGAGTCCAACTTCCTCTGTGCAAGTGGTAAGCAGTTCAAGTGTTCCATCAAATTTTTCATTTGGTCTTGATCGCTTTGCCAAAAAAGAGGGTCAATGGGATTGTGATGCCTGCTTAGTTCGGAATGAAGCCTCAGCCACAAAGTGCATTTCTTGCCAGACCCCATGTAGCAGTGAAAAAAATCAAGCACCCCTAAGTAGTTTGGCCATGTTTGGTAAAAAGGAAGGACAATGGGATTGTGACAGTTGTCTAGTAAGAAATGAGGGTACAGCTAGTCACTGTGTATCATGCCAGCAACCTAGTGCAAATGCAAAGGGCTCTTTGACTGTCCCAACACCACCTTGCTTGAGTGATAAACATACCCAACCTGCCCCAACGGTATTTAAAACGAGCTTTAATGCAAGCAGTACTTTTCAGTTTGGTCAGAGTAAGAAAGAAATCACACCAACAGCTTTTAAATTTGAGCCTTCTGCAGCTCAGGTTGAAACATCGAGCACTTCAAATTTCTCTTTTTCAATGCCAGTACCTTCCGGTGGATTTAAGTTTGGTCTCACGGAACCAGAATCAAAGTCGTCAGTTGATCAAGTACAGAGTTCATCTGCTGCTAGTTTTCTAAAAAATATTGCTGAACAgcacaaagaaagagaaaatgagGCAAGCCCATCCTCTTCTGTTCAGTCACTGGACGCAGCTAGTAATGATGACAATCCACTTCTAGCAGGCAAGTTTAATTCTTTTAGTTTTGCAGAATTGGCAAAGTCCTCACAAGGTGACTTTCAGTTTGGCAAAAATGATCCCAGTTTCAGAGGCTTTGAAGGCGCTGGTGCGCAGCTTTTTACTTCGTTTTCGCATGGCCAGAGGGCAGATATTTTTGATCAAGATGAGGAAGATATGTATAAAACTGAAGAGAATGATGATATTCAGTTTGAACCAGTGGTTAAAATGCCGGAGAAAGTTGAACTTGTCACAGGGGAAGAGAATGAGAATTGTCTCTACACAAACCGTGTTAAGCTCTTCAGATTTGATCCTGAAACTCAGCAGTGGAAAGAACGGGGGGTTGGGAACCTTAAACTTCTTAAAAATAGTACAAATGGTCGACTTAGAGTTCTTATGAGAAGAGAGCAGGTTTTGAAGGTGTGCGCTAATCACTGGATCACTACCACAATGAACTTAAAGCCCCTTTCTGGATCAGACCGAGCTTGGATGTGGCTAGCTAATGATTTTTCAGATGGAGATGCCAAGTTGGAACAATTGGCTGCCAAATTTAAAACCCCAGAACTTGCAGAAGAGTTCAAACAGAAGTTTGAGGAGTGTCAGCGATTCCTGTTGGACATTCCTTTGCAGACCCCTCACAAGCTTACAAATTCCAGCAGAACAGCACATCTAATACAGAAAGCTGAAGAAATGAAATCTGGTCTTATGGACCTAAAGTCATTCTTGACTTATGATGGGAATAAAGCCAAGGCAGAAGAAAACTGTTCTACAGTTACGAACAACACTTCTGAAGTCATGATCAAGCCACTCTCTGAGAGCGCTGGGTCTACCTTAGAATGGGACAATTATGATTTACAAAAAGACGTTCATGATGAAAGTGCAGACAACTCCATTTATGCCTCTCCAATGGCAAGCAGCCCATTGCAAAAACATTTGTTCCGTTTTGGAGAATCATCTGCTGGGTTTAGTTTCAGTTTCCAGCCTGTGCTTAGTCCTTCAAAATCCCCAGCTAAGCTAAACCAGAGCAGGACGTCTGTTGGCACAGATGATGAACAAGAAATGACTCAAGAAGAGGAGAGGGATGGCCAGTACTTTGAGCCAGTTGTGCCTTTGCCTGATCTTATTGAGATTTCAACTGGAGAAGAAAATGAACAGGTAGTTTTCAGTCACAGAGCAAAGTTATATCGCTATGATAAAGACCTTAGCCagtggaaggagagagggatCGGAGACCTCAAAATTCTACAAGATTATGATACTAAACGCACAAGGCTTGTGATGAGACGGGACCAGGTCCTCAAACTGTGTGCAAACCACTGGATAACATCAGAGATGAAGCTTGATACAATGAAAGGAACTGAGAAGTCTTGGATCTGGAGTGCTTATGATTTTGctgaaggagaaggaaaagttGAGCAGTTAGCTGTGCGCTTCAAATTACAGGAAACTGCAAATGCCTTCAAAGATTTATTTGAGAAAGCCAAAGATGCTCAGGAAAAGGGAGTTTTCCTTCCATCTGTGTCTCCTAGAGAGGCTATGGCCTCAGAAGAGGCCATTTGTGGTAAAACTGCCATTGCAGTACTTGAGGAGACCACCAGAGAACGGACTGAACACTCTTATGAAAGTAGTAGTAATACTCCTAGTGGAAAAAATGCGGAAACCCACAGCCCACAAAGCATGTCTAAAACGGTGGTGTCCCCTCCAAAATTTGTTTTTGGCTCGGATTCTGTACAGAAAATATTTGGAAGCCCAGTGTCCTCTAAAGACATGTCTCTGGAACCTGCAGCAATGCCTGGGACTAAGGCATCAAGCATCACTTCTGACTCTCAAACCTATGGAAGCAGTCCAACATCAGTAATTTGTCCATTCAAAGTGCCAGAAAGAGGTAAGACCAATTTACTAGGTttgcattgattttttttttattgaatttaaTTATTCTCTATAAATGCCAAACATGAtagaaaaatgtttgtttacaaaTAGACACCCAGAATGGGGTCTTTCTAACACGCAGCGGAGGTAAAGGACAGACTAGAGGGTTTCTTACAATAGAAATGTTTGTTGCCTTGCTTATGATTTGCGATCGACATTGCCTAGTGTATTAGCCTAAAATAGCTTGCTGTAGACTGATTTTGGATTTTTGCTGTTGGGAAATGTATGGCGCTGGAAACAATTTCTCTTAGGTTTGACCATGCATATATTTTGGATAACATACTGTATGAGATCactattgttttattgttatgaaCACGtgccccccccatccccccccttttcattttcaagtTTCATTTGGTAACCAggtacacctggtcacttcatctgtctctcaggattatatctggtcAACGCAAAGCCACATTATGCGTAATGCACGTGGAAACGCTTTTAAAGCGCATTCGATTGCTCCAAAATTTGCACTTAAGCCACGTGTTCTAGCACTGTGAATGCATCCGTCTGTTCACGACTCCACAAGCAAAACTCATAGTACtactgaaacaccagtaattgctgtaatttgcatattccgtctcACACAAATGTAGGTTTTGATCTGACTAACCTGAGACTCATGTGACTTCCAAGTGtaaatgtggctaaaatctagTCACATGAAGCGACCAGCTGTACTGCACTGACCTTGCCAGTGTACAACATAATCTTGTTTACTGTATTTAGAGTGTTGATTGTATTAGTAGCAAAAGCAAGAGGCCATTTGATTAGATATCTCAAGGTACCCCCATTAGTAAAGCAAATTAATTTGGTGTAAGCTGTCCACATGTAGCACTTCTCACCAACCAACCATTGTTTTTTAGGATTGGATTTTAGGCTTTTTAAAGATAACCCTATGGCTTTTTGGACATGCACATCTGCCACCCAATTTGACACTCAAGGTATTTTGTCACTGCATGTCTGATTTGTGACATGTAGGAACCTGTGCTGTCACCAGATGCTGGCATATATTTATAGTGCAAGGAACCAATCTattagtgcaaaaaaaaaaaaaaaaaaactgcatgcTTTTTAAGTCTAAAACTGTGACTAGCTaagaattacatttattttaacagATTAGCAATTTATAATTGTTGGATATTGATTGTAGATAAAGTAATCTGCTCCTAAACTGGTCAGTGTTTTATGTAGTAATTCTTAAAGCTGATAAACTTTTGATTTTAAAGCTCAGTGACTGCTTTTACATGCAGAATGACTTATTATAACGGGCCCCACATGATTTAActattgtaaataaaaatactgcTATACACTTAGCAAACCCTCTTTTCAGTCTGTTAAAATTGTGTGGTTCATTATTGACAATCTAAACCTGTTTTGTAGATAATTGAAATACTTGTAAACTTCCAGCCCACTTCAATCACATGCCTGCTGTCGTACAAAGGACTAAATAATTGTATATACCATTTTTATAAGTTTGAAAGGGCCTTGCTGCACTGGTATTTGACCCACTGTTTACCTTATTCTAGTTAAGAGTTGGCttttttatttaagctttaACATTTCTTGTTTGGGGGTTTTAAGACTACTTGGCAAATAACTGATTAGTTGCATGAGCAATTTTTGCATGCATATTTGTCTGGTTGAAATATCAGAGGTGGTATGTTTTAACACGTCAGCAGATGTAAAAATGGTAACACTTGCTTGACATTACAAGATATTAGATTAGCCCTTTAGTGCAATATAAATGGTAAGTGAAAATGCAGAGATTCCAAAACATTTTGAATCCTAAAATCAAAATGATGCGTGTACTTGCAGAAAACTGAATTTATGCTAACAATGGAGATGCACAAGTGAACTGTTAAATACTTAGTAGTTAGTATAACTACAAACATGCTGAGATTAGCCTACAACACAGGTGccctatacagacaaaagtattaataCTTGCTCattcttgttttatttaaaataaagggtattaagGTTATTCTGcccaggcattaggcatggtgctaagggattcatgtttatctgctccagggagtcattctattggcaacacttttctacagggacaagacgaGCTGACCtagtgtcagcaataggtgaaaaagtagctgaattcattaattaaaagaaGTGTCTGCAAATatgtggacatgtagtgtatctttTTAATTTAGTTGTGAGTCATACTTTTTCTTCGCGTTAATGTTAACATTAATTTATTAGTTTGTCTTTTTtacaaagttctcctacttagaaagataaggtctgtaatttatcataggtacacttcaactatgagagtcaaaatgagaaacaagAAATTTTTAAAGAATCTATTTGTAAGTTATGGTGGAAaacaagtatttgatcatccacaaacaagcaagattttttacacagacctgtaactttttTTAAGAAGCTCTCttgtcctccacttgttacctgtattaatggcacatGTATGACCTCGttttctgtataaaagacacctgtccacagcctcaaagtcagactccaaacttaaccatggccaagaccaaagagctgtcgaaggacaccaggaaaaaaaaattgtagacctgcaccatgctgggaagagtgaatctacaataggcaagcaggttggtgtgaataaatcaactgtgggagcaattgtaagaaaatggaagacctacaagaccattgataatctccctcaatctgtggccccacgcaagatctcatcctgtggggtcaaaatgattgagaacggtgaacaaaaatcccagaactacacggagggacctgatgaatgaactgcagagagctgggaccaaagtaacaaaagctATCATCAGTAAAACACTATGGcgagagggactcaaatcctgcactgccaggcgtgtccccctgcttaagccagtgcatgtccaggcccgtctgaagtttgccagagagcatatggatgatccagaagaggattatATAGATATTAGGAGactatcatgtggtcagatgaaaccaaaatagaactttttggtaaaaactcaacttgtcatgtttggagaaaaaagaagaatgctgagttcCAAGAACAcaatacctactgtgaagcatgagggTGGGAACCTTATGCTTTGGGGCGGATGAATGAacagggccatgtatcgtgagatttttaagccaaaacctccttcaatcagtgagagcattgaagcattgaacgtggctgggtcttccagcatgacgttgatcccaaacacaccgctcGGGCAACGACAGAGTGGCTCTGCAAAAAGCATTTCgtggtcctggagtggcctagccataGAAACCCATGAacccatagaaaatttgtggagggagttgaacgTCTGTGTTGctcagcgacagccccaaaacatcactgctctagaggagatttGCATGGAGGAAttggccaaaataccagctacagtgtgtccaaacctggtgaagacttacaggaaatgtttgTCCTGttattgccaacaaaggttatgttaaagtattgagttgaacttttgttctTGACCAAagacttattttccaccataatttacaaatacaaattctttaaaaaaaaaaaaaaaaaaaaaaggtgatttcCTGGaatttatttttctcatttttgtctcatatagttgaagtgtacctatgataaattacagacctttctcatctttctaagaatgagaacttgcacaatcagtggctgacaatacttttttgccccactgtaacTGACTGCACATAGGAATAAAAAACATGTCTTCAGTATGGTAATTGTCAAGGAAAGTGATACTTTTAAATTAATGGTTTGAACATTCTTGTCTAATAATGAATGATTCTAACCTAAATATTTACTTATGTAGCCTTTGTTTATATCAATCCCAAGGTTTAATTTGTTTCTCCTGCCCAGTTCCTTCTCAGAGTGAGCCAGATATAAGAGATGTTGAAGACCAGAGTGACTCCGACATTGAAATTGTGTTTGAACGACAGCCAACTAAAGAGCAAGCTGAACTAGCCCGAAAGTTAATGCTGCCCCCTGCATTCTTTCTTTACAAAAGTGAGCCAGGATATGTGAGTGATGGAACTGATGGTAAGATTTTGCTAACAATTTCCATTGCTATGTTCTTACTACTTCTATTTGCTTCATGTAGTCATGTACTTGAGTACAGAAAATGCATATTTCCCAATGTGTAATGACATTTGGGTTGCCAACACTTGTATCCTTACAGGCTTACCACATATTTTGGAAAGCCTGACAATTATGGAAATTTAGAATCTAGTTTTCTAGTAAATTGATTTTTCTCAAAATACATTACTTTGACTGCTGATACCCTATCTGTAAGTTtgcaatgctgctgctgctttcttCTGAGGACAAATTAACATTCCCTTTTGCATTTTGTCAACGTTATGTTAAACATCCACATCGGGATAATGTCACTAGCAAAACACACTTGGTGACGGTTATTGGCTTTCTAATAACTACCACCATGAGTCatggtttgtgtgtatataatacatTTGTACTTCCTACAATGCAAATTCATCAAACAATTAATTGTGCTTCATGCAGATGAAGACTATGAAACTGCAGTAAGGAATCTGGACGGAAAGTTGTATTGCGATTTGCCTACACATTTCCACGGTAAGTTGAATTATTTCAGTGTGAATCCATGCAACATAAGTGTACTGTagctttttttgttggtttattAAATTGCCGTATGAAAACGCCAGCTGCATCATCCCAATTTCATCCCT
The genomic region above belongs to Salminus brasiliensis chromosome 8, fSalBra1.hap2, whole genome shotgun sequence and contains:
- the ranbp2 gene encoding E3 SUMO-protein ligase RanBP2 isoform X2; the protein is MRRSKADVERYISSVQSLSPSQTEKPVKGFLFAKLYFEAKEFELAKRHVSAYLTVQVRDPKAHRFLGQLYEREGEIEKAVGCYKRSVDLNPAQRDLVLKVAELLCSKPELDSRAEFWVEKAAKLFPGHPAVFDLREKLLSAKGQQGWNQLYDLLQSELQLRPSDAHVNSKLVQLYYSDGRLEDAARHCLSVEKAGLLRHSLYWYTTVVRTIQEYLSHPSVSSNEKVCRKFQTQLLLAHCNLLRLTLSEKGCQESVAALQIFDHAMHCLKSTATNVPDELSEVFKEMRGHLYLYSGTLLLKMACEKEHQWRAVIHLAAFCYLLAYQVPRPKIKPEKGDQASQKPLESLACYRQSQAGHMLLNLNQEMAHLVKEVVEVFGNRSGQESLMEMLFGSQSSASFSFIGSDAISGISAQAPDLHELAKWDSGSVLHYGDLQYLTWLGLQWSMMAEKPALKDWLKQLFPRLTLETFKLDTNTPESICLLDIEVFLCGVVFTSYTQLQETAKISANSQLHEPRCLPLQLIKLLSSDRQREWWDAVYSLIHKKAGPNMSAKLRMIVQHGLNTLRAREKHGLQPALLIHWSRHLSIAGDGVNSYYDQKEYVGRSCHYWNVVLPLLEKIEKRRSIAEPLDPMFMHFNSKDIQVSEVKGYEEEAMIAFATLLDIEGKTDQAILKLEKLDCISSNWHLARIYQRLSEEAGNGVEETQDLCMNFLRQFKKYLSKIYHASTDDLEKLPVSMEEIVDLLNEVNNQLGESGEALDRVDGLPMTSSPRSLSDPAVASSHKFSMSSPAKPSVLSPSKRPVFSPKTPPHWVEDQKSLLKMLCDQVEALKNEVHDLRHNTSEATEPPYSRVYTGNYSGETLQEPFSASQTFHGVPLTVATTGPSVYYNQSPAYNSQYLLRPAASVTPTKAPVYAVNRLPQQHMYAYQQPTHTPPLPTACIYPQDQVFGTPLRFESPATTLLSPYGDEYCSHNVSQSSTNPALPEPGYFTKPPVMPAQSYKSCDGKSSDLKVSFSSQIPVETSKVPSFVTGAAQTTPAPTAFKFNSNFKSNDGDFTFSSTHVKNNNESLLGLLTSDIPPRAEGHSAHKLQAHDQPPSQSGIFTFGSKTTSGFSFADCSQGKNIVFGKPDQTLNFADVTKPESGTENIEENDEKCMESDGSTHVEEDEDGPHFEPIVPLPDKVDVKTGEEEEEEMFCNRAKLFRFEAETKEWKERGIGSIKILKHKTSDEAALFKLKFVEAQRAMQECLEMKDQLKENDSKSSLQVSGKKMDLKSQFAKKEGEWDCNVCCVRNSQSSKTCVACNSPNLGDPTKSEDKLAEGFGNAPADTFSTAAFTFGTTAKDASSDTVLKRFGAQIPFSFKFGTQKPSPSSQNEKKLGHSENSLSEQSPTSSVQVVSSSSVPSNFSFGLDRFAKKEGQWDCDACLVRNEASATKCISCQTPCSSEKNQAPLSSLAMFGKKEGQWDCDSCLVRNEGTASHCVSCQQPSANAKGSLTVPTPPCLSDKHTQPAPTVFKTSFNASSTFQFGQSKKEITPTAFKFEPSAAQVETSSTSNFSFSMPVPSGGFKFGLTEPESKSSVDQVQSSSAASFLKNIAEQHKERENEASPSSSVQSLDAASNDDNPLLAGKFNSFSFAELAKSSQGDFQFGKNDPSFRGFEGAGAQLFTSFSHGQRADIFDQDEEDMYKTEENDDIQFEPVVKMPEKVELVTGEENENCLYTNRVKLFRFDPETQQWKERGVGNLKLLKNSTNGRLRVLMRREQVLKVCANHWITTTMNLKPLSGSDRAWMWLANDFSDGDAKLEQLAAKFKTPELAEEFKQKFEECQRFLLDIPLQTPHKLTNSSRTAHLIQKAEEMKSGLMDLKSFLTYDGNKAKAEENCSTVTNNTSEVMIKPLSESAGSTLEWDNYDLQKDVHDESADNSIYASPMASSPLQKHLFRFGESSAGFSFSFQPVLSPSKSPAKLNQSRTSVGTDDEQEMTQEEERDGQYFEPVVPLPDLIEISTGEENEQVVFSHRAKLYRYDKDLSQWKERGIGDLKILQDYDTKRTRLVMRRDQVLKLCANHWITSEMKLDTMKGTEKSWIWSAYDFAEGEGKVEQLAVRFKLQETANAFKDLFEKAKDAQEKGVFLPSVSPREAMASEEAICGKTAIAVLEETTRERTEHSYESSSNTPSGKNAETHSPQSMSKTVVSPPKFVFGSDSVQKIFGSPVSSKDMSLEPAAMPGTKASSITSDSQTYGSSPTSVICPFKVPERVPSQSEPDIRDVEDQSDSDIEIVFERQPTKEQAELARKLMLPPAFFLYKSEPGYVSDGTDDEDYETAVRNLDGKLYCDLPTHFHAQASGYAKDPDCVLVWEKKPTVEEERKAKSLQLPPTFFCGAGSDTDTEPDRPEDFGTELRKVQQAQGQINSIKISKETTKASPDNTATADNGCPIDLSTKIHVAETLNVSNITKDTTPGFTFSSVSGFSFADLAKNSSEFAFGKQDSNFSWANAGAAVFGSAKAPQNDNSDEEGSDDEASNNADIHFEPIVFLPKVEVKSGEEDEEIFFKERTKLYRWDRDLNQWKERGVGDLKILFHPVKKCYRVLMRREQVLKVCANHTIAVAMELKPMNTSANALVWTANDYAEGDAKVEQLAAKFKSPELAESFKKAFIECQVRMSQADVSQSSRITELSRPNNPLVFFTVAADGDVLGKITIELFSHIVPKTAENFRALCTGEKGFGYSESVFHRIIPDFMCQGGDITNQDGTGGKSIYGGKFEDENFDVRHTGPGLLSMANRGRDTNNSQFFITLKKAEHLDFKHVAFGFVREGMDVVKQMGELGSKSGKPSKVIKIIDCGQV
- the ranbp2 gene encoding E3 SUMO-protein ligase RanBP2 isoform X4; the protein is MRRSKADVERYISSVQSLSPSQTEKPVKGFLFAKLYFEAKEFELAKRHVSAYLTVQVRDPKAHRFLGQLYEREGEIEKAVGCYKRSVDLNPAQRDLVLKVAELLCSKPELDSRAEFWVEKAAKLFPGHPAVFDLREKLLSAKGQQGWNQLYDLLQSELQLRPSDAHVNSKLVQLYYSDGRLEDAARHCLSVEKAGLLRHSLYWYTTVVRTIQEYLSHPSVSSNEKVCRKFQTQLLLAHCNLLRLTLSEKGCQESVAALQIFDHAMHCLKSTATNVPDELSEVFKEMRGHLYLYSGTLLLKMACEKEHQWRAVIHLAAFCYLLAYQVPRPKIKPEKGDQASQKPLESLACYRQSQAGHMLLNLNQEMAHLVKEVVEVFGNRSGQESLMEMLFGSQSSASFSFIGSDAISGISAQAPDLHELAKWDSGSVLHYGDLQYLTWLGLQWSMMAEKPALKDWLKQLFPRLTLETFKLDTNTPESICLLDIEVFLCGVVFTSYTQLQETAKISANSQLHEPRCLPLQLIKLLSSDRQREWWDAVYSLIHKKAGPNMSAKLRMIVQHGLNTLRAREKHGLQPALLIHWSRHLSIAGDGVNSYYDQKEYVGRSCHYWNVVLPLLEKIEKRRSIAEPLDPMFMHFNSKDIQVSEVKGYEEEAMIAFATLLDIEGKTDQAILKLEKLDCISSNWHLARIYQRLSEEAGNGVEETQDLCMNFLRQFKKYLSKIYHASTDDLEKLPVSMEEIVDLLNEVNNQLGESGEALDRVDGLPMTSSPRSLSDPAVASSHKFSMSSPAKPSVLSPSKRPVFSPKTPPHWVEDQKSLLKMLCDQVEALKNEVHDLRHNTSEATEPPYSRVYTGNYSGETLQEPFSASQTFHGVPLTVATTGPSVYYNQSPAYNSQYLLRPAASVTPTKAPVYAVNRLPQQHMYAYQQPTHTPPLPTACIYPQDQVFGTPLRFESPATTLLSPYGDEYCSHNVSQSSTNPALPEPGYFTKPPVMPAQSYKSCDGKSSDLKVSFSSQIPVETSKVPSFVTGAAQTTPAPTAFKFNSNFKSNDGDFTFSSTHVKNNNESLLGLLTSDIPPRAEGHSAHKLQAHDQPPSQSGIFTFGSKTTSGFSFADCSQGKNIVFGKPDQTLNFADVTKPESGTENIEENDEKCMESDGSTHVEEDEDGPHFEPIVPLPDKVDVKTGEEEEEEMFCNRAKLFRFEAETKEWKERGIGSIKILKHKTSGKFRVLMRREQVLKICANHYITADMVLKPNAGSDKSWVWYAMDYADELPKTEQLAIRFKTADEAALFKLKFVEAQRAMQECLEMKDQLKENDSKSSLQVSGKKMDLKSQFAKKEGEWDCNVCCVRNSQSSKTCVACNSPNLGDPTKSEDKLAEGFGNAPADTFSTAAFTFGTTAKDASSDTVLKRFGAQIPFSFKFGTQKPSPSSQNEKKLGHSENSLSEQSPTSSVQVVSSSSVPSNFSFGLDRFAKKEGQWDCDACLVRNEASATKCISCQTPCSSEKNQAPLSSLAMFGKKEGQWDCDSCLVRNEGTASHCVSCQQPSANAKGSLTVPTPPCLSDKHTQPAPTVFKTSFNASSTFQFGQSKKEITPTAFKFEPSAAQVETSSTSNFSFSMPVPSGGFKFGLTEPESKSSVDQVQSSSAASFLKNIAEQHKERENEASPSSSVQSLDAASNDDNPLLAGKFNSFSFAELAKSSQGDFQFGKNDPSFRGFEGAGAQLFTSFSHGQRADIFDQDEEDMYKTEENDDIQFEPVVKMPEKVELVTGEENENCLYTNRVKLFRFDPETQQWKERGVGNLKLLKNSTNGRLRVLMRREQVLKVCANHWITTTMNLKPLSGSDRAWMWLANDFSDGDAKLEQLAAKFKTPELAEEFKQKFEECQRFLLDIPLQTPHKLTNSSRTAHLIQKAEEMKSGLMDLKSFLTYDGNKAKAEENCSTVTNNTSEVMIKPLSESAGSTLEWDNYDLQKDVHDESADNSIYASPMASSPLQKHLFRFGESSAGFSFSFQPVLSPSKSPAKLNQSRTSVGTDDEQEMTQEEERDGQYFEPVVPLPDLIEISTGEENEQVVFSHRAKLYRYDKDLSQWKERGIGDLKILQDYDTKRTRLVMRRDQVLKLCANHWITSEMKLDTMKGTEKSWIWSAYDFAEGEGKVEQLAVRFKLQETANAFKDLFEKAKDAQEKGVFLPSVSPREAMASEEAICGKTAIAVLEETTRERTEHSYESSSNTPSGKNAETHSPQSMSKTVVSPPKFVFGSDSVQKIFGSPVSSKDMSLEPAAMPGTKASSITSDSQTYGSSPTSVICPFKVPERGLDFRLFKDNPMAFWTCTSATQFDTQVPSQSEPDIRDVEDQSDSDIEIVFERQPTKEQAELARKLMLPPAFFLYKSEPGYVSDGTDDEDYETAVRNLDGKLYCDLPTHFHAQASGYAKDPDCVLVWEKKPTVEEERKAKSLQLPPTFFCGAGSDTDTEPDRPEDFGTELRKVQQAQGQINSIKISKETTKASPDNTATADNGCPIDLSTKIHVAETLNVSNITKDTTPGFTFSSVSGFSFADLAKNSSEFAFGKQDSNFSWANAGAAVFGSAKAPQNDNSDEEGSDDEASNNADIHFEPIVFLPKVEVKSGEEDEEIFFKERTKLYRWDRDLNQWKERGVGDLKILFHPVKKCYRVLMRREQVLKVCANHTIAVAMELKPMNTSANALVWTANDYAEGDAKVEQLAAKFKSPELAESFKKAFIECQVRMSQADVSQSSRITELSRPNNPLVFFTVAADGDVLGKITIELFSHIVPKTAENFRALCTGEKGFGYSESVFHRIIPDFMCQGGDITNQDGTGGKSIYGGKFEDENFDVRHTGPGLLSMANRGRDTNNSQFFITLKKAEHLDFKHVAFGFVREGMDVVKQMGELGSKSGKPSKVIKIIDCGQV